The following are encoded in a window of Solidesulfovibrio magneticus RS-1 genomic DNA:
- a CDS encoding EVE domain-containing protein translates to MAYWLIKSEPGCFSIDDLAAAPDRTTGWDGVRNFQARNFLRAMRLGDGLLFYHSVTDPGVVGLAEVAREAYPDATAQDPDSGHFDPRASPDKPLWDMVDVRFVAKFPAPVPLAALRGVPELAGMEVLRKGSRLSVTPVTDREFAVIRAMGLGQGGPGTR, encoded by the coding sequence GTGGCCTACTGGCTGATCAAGTCCGAACCGGGCTGTTTTTCCATCGACGACCTGGCCGCCGCCCCGGACCGGACCACGGGCTGGGACGGGGTGCGCAATTTTCAGGCCCGCAACTTCCTGCGGGCCATGCGCCTGGGCGACGGCCTGCTTTTTTACCACAGCGTCACCGACCCGGGCGTGGTCGGGCTGGCCGAGGTGGCCCGGGAGGCCTATCCCGACGCCACCGCCCAGGACCCGGACTCGGGCCATTTCGATCCCCGGGCCAGCCCGGACAAGCCGCTGTGGGACATGGTGGACGTGCGCTTTGTGGCCAAATTTCCCGCTCCCGTGCCCCTGGCCGCCCTGCGCGGCGTGCCCGAGCTGGCCGGTATGGAAGTGCTGCGCAAGGGTTCGCGCCTGTCCGTGACGCCGGTGACCGACCGGGAATTTGCCGTCATCCGGGCCATGGGCCTTGGTCAGGGCGGGCCAGGAACCCGTTGA
- a CDS encoding phage regulatory CII family protein, translating into MPSDIRSVILDMVRNSDRPVKDIADAVGKPYSTLMRELDPGDARAKLGVELLLLPLMQACDSTAPLRCLAEALDCRLVSNRGITPDKPTFHEELLDTYQALVDYHRAMLEGLPPDVVGKKRETLIRQLKEDFAFYVARSGGGEG; encoded by the coding sequence ATGCCGTCGGATATTCGCAGCGTGATTCTGGACATGGTCCGCAACAGCGACAGGCCCGTCAAGGACATCGCCGATGCGGTGGGAAAGCCTTATTCAACCCTCATGCGGGAGCTTGATCCAGGCGACGCCCGGGCCAAGCTCGGCGTGGAGCTGCTGCTGCTGCCGCTGATGCAGGCTTGCGATTCCACGGCCCCGCTGCGCTGCCTGGCCGAGGCCCTGGATTGCCGGCTGGTTTCCAACCGGGGCATCACCCCGGACAAGCCGACTTTTCACGAGGAACTCCTCGACACCTACCAGGCCCTGGTGGACTACCACCGGGCCATGCTGGAAGGGCTGCCGCCGGACGTGGTGGGTAAAAAGCGCGAGACGCTCATCCGCCAGCTCAAGGAGGACTTCGCCTTCTACGTGGCCCGAAGCGGCGGCGGAGAAGGCTGA
- a CDS encoding SLC13 family permease has protein sequence MIDTMRKVGLPLGPALFLLVCLIPPHDGLSQQAVYCAAVTALMATWWITEAIPIPAASMIPIVLFPFLQIMPSAKATLPYANHLIYLFMGGFFIAVCMERWNLHYRIAMHTIRLVGTSPSRIVLGFMVAAGFLSMWVSNTATTVMMMPIGLAIIKACADITGDHDLRHNPFAVSLMLALAYAASIGGLGTIIGTPPNTIMVAQIDKLYGQTISFLDWMKVGVPLAATFLIITWLLLTKVLFPVKGDILQGKGAQLIQAELAKLGAMKKEEKLIVAVFAVVATLWILMGLVKWPIFKGVSDASVAIAGALLLFVIPSDLNKGVFLLDWKTAVKIPWDVILLFGGGLCLADGFQDTGLTKYIAGLLVDLEGMQLIWIIACIVALNIFLTEVTSNTAVATLMIPVMGAIAVGMKINPFGPIVAACIACSYAFMLPVATPPNAVVFGSGAVTIRQMARTGLWLNILGIIQITLVVYFLMPWVWGIDLTVLPDWAIPKK, from the coding sequence ATGATCGACACCATGCGAAAAGTCGGCCTGCCCCTGGGTCCAGCCCTGTTCCTGCTCGTGTGCCTCATCCCGCCCCATGACGGCCTGTCCCAGCAGGCCGTTTATTGCGCGGCGGTCACCGCGCTGATGGCCACCTGGTGGATCACCGAAGCCATTCCCATTCCGGCCGCCTCCATGATCCCCATCGTGCTGTTCCCGTTTTTGCAGATCATGCCCAGCGCCAAAGCCACCCTGCCCTACGCCAACCATCTCATTTATCTTTTCATGGGCGGCTTTTTCATCGCCGTGTGCATGGAACGCTGGAACCTCCACTACCGCATCGCCATGCACACCATCCGGCTCGTGGGCACAAGCCCCTCGCGCATCGTGCTCGGCTTCATGGTGGCGGCCGGCTTTTTGTCCATGTGGGTGTCCAACACCGCCACCACGGTCATGATGATGCCCATCGGCCTGGCCATCATCAAGGCCTGCGCCGACATCACCGGCGACCATGACCTCAGGCACAATCCCTTTGCCGTCAGCCTCATGCTGGCCCTGGCTTACGCCGCCTCCATCGGCGGCCTGGGCACCATCATCGGCACCCCGCCCAACACCATCATGGTGGCCCAGATCGACAAGCTCTACGGCCAGACCATCAGCTTTCTCGACTGGATGAAAGTGGGCGTGCCCCTGGCCGCCACCTTCCTTATCATCACCTGGCTGCTGCTGACCAAGGTGCTCTTCCCGGTCAAGGGCGACATCCTCCAGGGCAAGGGCGCGCAGCTCATCCAGGCCGAGCTTGCCAAGCTCGGGGCCATGAAAAAGGAAGAAAAGCTCATCGTGGCCGTCTTTGCCGTGGTGGCGACCTTGTGGATCCTCATGGGCCTGGTCAAATGGCCCATCTTCAAGGGCGTGTCCGACGCCTCGGTGGCCATCGCCGGCGCGCTGCTCCTGTTCGTCATCCCCTCGGACCTCAACAAGGGCGTGTTCCTGTTGGACTGGAAGACGGCGGTCAAGATTCCCTGGGACGTGATCCTGCTTTTTGGCGGCGGTCTGTGCCTGGCCGACGGCTTCCAGGACACCGGGCTGACCAAGTACATCGCCGGGCTCTTGGTCGATCTCGAAGGCATGCAGCTCATCTGGATCATTGCCTGCATCGTGGCGCTCAACATCTTCCTCACGGAAGTGACCTCCAACACCGCCGTGGCCACGCTCATGATCCCGGTCATGGGAGCCATCGCCGTGGGCATGAAGATCAACCCCTTCGGCCCCATCGTGGCCGCCTGCATCGCCTGCTCCTACGCCTTCATGCTGCCCGTGGCCACGCCGCCAAACGCCGTGGTCTTCGGTTCCGGCGCGGTGACCATCCGCCAGATGGCCCGCACCGGCCTGTGGCTCAACATCCTCGGCATCATCCAGATCACCCTGGTGGTCTATTTCCTGATGCCCTGGGTCTGGGGCATCGATCTGACGGTGCTGCCCGACTGGGCCATTCCCAAGAAGTAA
- a CDS encoding anaerobic C4-dicarboxylate transporter gives MLTMQLCVILLCLLLGTRYGGMGLGLISGIGLFVLCFVFGVQPGKPPIDVMLTILAVIGCAATLQTAGGLDVLMRAAERVLRKHPEHITLLAPITTWSLTVMCGTGHVAYTMFPIIYDIAINKGIRPERPMAVASVSAQIGVCASPVSVAAVSMVSMLAQAHGIGKAISIVDLLSVSIPATFFGVLCAGLWSMRRGKDLDKDPEFQAKLADPEQKAYIYDGGATLLDKVFSKESYRAVWFFFAAIAAVVVLGAFSELRPSFGVPGKLKPLSMNLVIQMVMLMAGAFILIFCKVKQQTIANSAVFKAGMVAIFSVFGVAWMTDSFFEAHYETLKASLSAVVVAYPWTYAIVLVVVSKLVNSQAAALAAVVPLGLSLGLEPKILLAFLPMCYGYFILPTYPSDLACINFDRSGTTRIGKYILNHSFIIPGAIGVGCGTLMSYTLVKIFM, from the coding sequence ATGTTGACCATGCAACTTTGCGTCATCTTGCTGTGCCTGCTGCTCGGCACCCGCTACGGCGGCATGGGCCTGGGCCTGATAAGCGGCATCGGCCTGTTCGTTTTGTGCTTCGTCTTCGGCGTCCAGCCCGGCAAGCCGCCCATCGACGTCATGCTCACCATCCTGGCCGTCATCGGCTGCGCCGCCACCCTGCAGACCGCCGGCGGCCTCGACGTCCTCATGCGCGCCGCCGAGCGCGTCCTGCGCAAGCACCCCGAACACATCACGCTCCTGGCCCCCATCACCACCTGGTCGCTCACCGTCATGTGCGGCACCGGACACGTGGCCTACACCATGTTCCCCATCATCTACGACATCGCCATCAACAAGGGCATCCGTCCCGAGCGTCCCATGGCCGTGGCCTCGGTCTCGGCCCAGATCGGCGTGTGCGCTTCGCCGGTGTCCGTGGCCGCCGTGTCCATGGTCTCCATGCTGGCCCAGGCCCATGGCATCGGCAAGGCCATCAGCATCGTCGATCTCCTGTCCGTCTCCATCCCGGCCACCTTCTTCGGCGTGCTGTGCGCCGGCCTGTGGAGCATGCGCCGGGGCAAGGATCTGGACAAGGACCCGGAATTCCAGGCTAAGCTGGCCGATCCCGAACAGAAGGCCTACATCTACGACGGCGGCGCGACCCTGCTCGACAAGGTCTTTTCCAAGGAATCCTACCGGGCCGTGTGGTTCTTCTTCGCCGCCATCGCCGCCGTGGTGGTGCTTGGCGCTTTCAGCGAACTGCGTCCCTCCTTTGGCGTGCCGGGCAAGCTCAAGCCCCTGTCCATGAACCTGGTCATCCAGATGGTCATGCTCATGGCCGGCGCGTTCATCCTCATCTTCTGCAAGGTCAAGCAGCAGACCATCGCCAACAGCGCGGTCTTCAAGGCCGGCATGGTGGCCATCTTCTCGGTCTTCGGCGTGGCCTGGATGACCGACAGCTTCTTTGAGGCCCATTACGAGACTTTGAAGGCCAGCCTGTCCGCCGTGGTGGTGGCCTACCCCTGGACCTACGCCATCGTGCTGGTGGTCGTGTCCAAGCTGGTCAACAGCCAGGCCGCCGCCCTGGCCGCCGTGGTGCCCCTGGGCTTGTCCCTGGGCCTGGAACCCAAGATCCTGCTGGCCTTTTTGCCCATGTGCTACGGCTACTTCATCCTGCCGACCTACCCGAGCGATCTGGCCTGCATCAACTTCGACCGCTCCGGCACGACCCGCATCGGCAAGTACATCTTAAATCACAGCTTCATCATTCCCGGGGCCATCGGCGTCGGCTGCGGTACCCTCATGAGCTACACCCTGGTCAAGATCTTCATGTAA
- a CDS encoding PAS domain-containing hybrid sensor histidine kinase/response regulator has translation MRNPPWLPVVGFPLPSAWVLALVVLLDPGKALADVSLQSLNMVDGLGGVFPQMAALWASLALAGVMAGIIVALLVALASRKQALAALGESQARYQGVVENAPAAIFIVNAAGRFLDVNPKACRLTGYDRETLLGLTIGEVLDQDSWQAVATYLADFKEGARIAEVSGRRRDGAKRWWSVSAVRLDGERVLGFAADVTERRRRDDARSVFYELVQNAEHVVVFKDRDLRYVMVNRAYQNLTGRPLEDVVGKTDPEAFEGLSAPEQIARYVENDRRALNLPRGRTLTSEEEMRGEGGGVRTFLTKKFPVYAEDGRLLGVATMASEITERKKAEARLRESEGRYRLLAELAPVSIMAFDAAGRIIFVNRRHLDTFAAGRRDRDYFLGRRLTDLPGIVRAGIAGKLAPLLEGREVDLEAVHFPEFTGGHSGYVNLRGVPFLRDDGSLAGGILIREDVTARIEMERTLTAARNEAQAANQTKSEFLANMSHEIRTPLNGVLGMLQLLRDTPLTAEQGEYADLAIQSSRRLTRLLADILDLSRVEAGKMAILCESFELARAVTEAVELFRPSARQAGVELRVYVDAALPARVAGDAARFQQVLANLVGNALKFTAKGSVAVEAYPLPPRREGETRALFSVADTGCGIADADLTRLFEPFVQGSRGYSRNAQGAGLGLSICKSLVELMGGNIAVDSEVGRGTTIFFCCSFNVCEPAGQAAAPVAAPAAPGGLRVLVAEDDRITRLAVRRLLEKEGHAVAEAVDGVQALEALLRQPFDLVLMDIQMPGLDGVQAVRVMRDDPRYAVVAGLPVVALTAFAMAGDREAFLTAGMDAYVPKPVFRDELLRAMEDALAAGRARNV, from the coding sequence ATGAGAAATCCTCCCTGGTTGCCGGTTGTCGGGTTCCCGTTGCCGTCGGCCTGGGTTCTGGCTTTGGTTGTGCTGCTGGACCCCGGGAAAGCCCTGGCCGACGTTTCCCTCCAGAGCCTGAACATGGTTGACGGACTGGGGGGCGTTTTCCCCCAAATGGCCGCCCTGTGGGCCTCCCTGGCTTTGGCCGGGGTCATGGCCGGGATCATCGTGGCCTTGCTGGTCGCCCTGGCCTCGCGCAAGCAGGCCCTGGCCGCCCTTGGCGAGAGCCAGGCGCGCTACCAGGGTGTGGTGGAAAACGCCCCGGCCGCCATCTTCATCGTCAACGCCGCTGGCCGGTTTCTCGACGTCAATCCCAAGGCCTGCCGTCTGACCGGCTATGACCGGGAAACCCTGCTTGGTCTGACCATCGGCGAGGTCCTGGACCAGGACAGCTGGCAGGCCGTGGCCACCTACCTGGCCGATTTCAAGGAAGGAGCCCGCATTGCCGAGGTTTCGGGCCGGCGGCGCGACGGGGCCAAACGCTGGTGGTCGGTTTCGGCCGTGCGCCTGGACGGGGAGCGCGTCCTCGGTTTCGCCGCCGACGTCACCGAGCGCCGCCGCCGCGACGACGCCCGGTCGGTCTTCTACGAGCTGGTGCAAAACGCCGAGCACGTGGTGGTCTTCAAGGACCGGGACCTGCGCTACGTCATGGTCAACCGGGCCTACCAGAATCTCACCGGCCGCCCTCTGGAAGACGTCGTCGGCAAGACCGACCCCGAAGCCTTCGAGGGCTTGTCCGCTCCCGAGCAGATCGCCCGGTATGTGGAAAACGACCGCCGCGCCCTGAATCTGCCCCGGGGCCGCACCCTGACCAGCGAGGAGGAAATGCGCGGCGAAGGGGGCGGCGTTCGCACCTTTTTGACCAAGAAATTTCCGGTCTACGCCGAGGACGGCCGGCTGCTTGGCGTGGCCACCATGGCCTCGGAGATCACCGAGCGCAAAAAGGCCGAGGCCCGGCTTCGCGAAAGCGAAGGCCGTTACCGGCTTTTGGCCGAGCTGGCCCCGGTCTCCATCATGGCCTTTGACGCGGCCGGCCGCATCATCTTCGTCAACCGGCGGCATCTGGACACCTTTGCCGCCGGCCGGCGGGACCGCGACTATTTCCTGGGTCGGCGGCTCACCGACCTGCCGGGCATCGTGCGGGCCGGCATCGCCGGAAAGCTGGCCCCGCTGCTGGAGGGGCGCGAGGTCGATCTGGAGGCCGTGCATTTTCCCGAATTCACGGGCGGCCACTCCGGCTACGTCAACCTGCGCGGCGTGCCGTTTTTGCGCGACGACGGCTCCCTGGCCGGCGGCATCCTCATCCGCGAGGACGTCACGGCCCGCATCGAGATGGAGCGCACCCTCACCGCCGCACGCAACGAGGCCCAGGCCGCCAATCAGACCAAATCGGAATTCCTGGCCAACATGAGCCACGAGATCCGCACGCCCCTAAACGGCGTCCTGGGGATGCTCCAGCTCCTGCGCGACACGCCGCTGACCGCCGAGCAGGGCGAGTACGCCGACCTGGCCATCCAGTCGAGCCGGCGGCTCACCCGCCTTTTGGCCGACATCCTGGATCTGTCCAGGGTGGAGGCCGGCAAAATGGCCATTTTGTGCGAGTCCTTCGAACTGGCCCGGGCCGTGACCGAGGCTGTGGAGCTGTTTCGGCCTTCCGCCCGCCAGGCCGGCGTGGAATTGCGCGTCTACGTCGATGCGGCCTTGCCGGCCCGGGTGGCCGGCGACGCCGCCCGGTTCCAGCAGGTGCTGGCCAACCTCGTGGGCAATGCGCTCAAATTCACCGCCAAAGGGTCGGTGGCCGTGGAGGCCTATCCCCTGCCGCCGCGTCGGGAGGGCGAGACGCGGGCGCTTTTCTCCGTGGCCGACACCGGCTGCGGCATCGCCGACGCCGATCTCACCCGCCTGTTCGAACCCTTTGTCCAGGGCAGCCGGGGCTACAGCCGCAATGCCCAGGGCGCGGGGCTGGGGCTTTCCATCTGCAAAAGCCTGGTCGAACTCATGGGCGGGAACATCGCCGTGGACAGCGAGGTGGGACGGGGCACGACCATCTTTTTCTGCTGCTCCTTTAACGTGTGCGAGCCGGCCGGGCAGGCCGCCGCCCCCGTGGCCGCTCCGGCCGCGCCAGGCGGTTTGCGGGTGCTTGTGGCCGAGGACGACCGCATCACCCGGCTGGCCGTGCGCCGGCTGCTGGAAAAGGAAGGCCATGCCGTGGCCGAGGCCGTCGACGGCGTCCAGGCCCTGGAGGCCCTGCTCCGACAACCCTTTGACCTCGTGCTCATGGATATCCAGATGCCCGGCCTCGACGGCGTCCAGGCCGTTCGGGTCATGCGCGACGACCCCCGTTACGCCGTCGTGGCCGGCCTGCCCGTGGTGGCCCTGACCGCCTTCGCCATGGCCGGCGACCGGGAGGCCTTCCTGACCGCCGGCATGGACGCCTATGTGCCCAAGCCCGTGTTTCGCGACGAACTGCTGCGGGCCATGGAAGACGCCCTGGCCGCCGGCCGGGCCAGAAACGTCTGA
- a CDS encoding fumarate hydratase translates to MRTIDKKTVVEAVAALCMEANRFLPADVLAAFARAKAAESSAAAREVFNQLEENAALAKETGLPLCQDCGLGVFFVEVGEDVRLAGGGLREAINEGMVRGYQDGFLRKSTCDPFSRKNVGDNSPAIVHFDLVPGDRLKITMMAKGGGSENMSRVMMLAPAQGWKGVREFVIRRVAESGSNPCPPIIVGVGIGGNFELAAINSKKALMRELDDVHADPEVAAMEADLLASINRLGIGPMGLGGGTTCLGVKVKLAPCHLASLPLAVNIQCHSARHKEVTL, encoded by the coding sequence ATGCGTACTATCGACAAGAAAACCGTGGTGGAGGCCGTGGCCGCCCTGTGCATGGAGGCCAACCGGTTCCTGCCAGCGGACGTGCTCGCCGCCTTTGCCCGGGCCAAGGCCGCCGAATCCTCGGCGGCCGCCCGGGAAGTGTTCAACCAGTTGGAAGAAAACGCCGCCCTGGCCAAGGAAACCGGACTGCCCCTGTGCCAGGACTGCGGCCTGGGCGTCTTTTTCGTGGAAGTCGGCGAGGACGTGCGCCTGGCCGGCGGCGGCCTGCGGGAAGCCATCAACGAAGGCATGGTCAGGGGCTATCAGGACGGCTTTTTGCGCAAGTCCACCTGCGACCCGTTTAGCCGCAAAAACGTCGGCGACAACTCGCCGGCCATCGTCCATTTCGATCTCGTGCCCGGCGACAGGCTCAAAATCACCATGATGGCCAAGGGCGGCGGTTCGGAGAACATGTCCCGGGTCATGATGCTGGCCCCGGCCCAGGGCTGGAAAGGCGTGCGCGAGTTCGTCATCCGCCGGGTGGCCGAATCCGGGTCCAATCCCTGCCCGCCCATCATCGTGGGCGTCGGCATCGGCGGCAACTTCGAGCTTGCCGCCATCAATTCCAAAAAAGCCCTCATGCGCGAGCTGGACGACGTCCATGCCGATCCCGAGGTCGCGGCCATGGAGGCCGATCTGCTGGCCTCCATCAACCGCCTGGGCATCGGCCCCATGGGCCTGGGCGGGGGCACGACCTGCCTTGGCGTCAAGGTCAAGCTCGCTCCCTGCCATCTGGCCAGCCTGCCCCTGGCCGTCAACATCCAGTGCCACAGCGCCCGGCATAAGGAGGTCACGCTCTGA
- a CDS encoding transporter substrate-binding domain-containing protein: protein MPRLAGLRAVVAVLCVAASLAAAAVGHGAEFVPGVTRPVVVGGDRDYPPYEYLDKNGQPAGFNVDLARAIGEVMGMRVEFRLGSWAEMRQALLDGEVDILEGMSFSEERAAEEVDFAPPSAVVNHAIFARKGERLARSLDDLAGKKVIIHRRGYMHDQLAARGYEQDLILTDTPADGLRLLASGVGDFAVVAMLPGNYIIRDNKLDNIEVVARSVATLRYGFAVKKGNEALLARFSEGLAILRGTGQYEALYNKWLGVLEDRPLPWTTVARYAGAVGLPLLALLGGSMLWTHFLRRQVAQRTASLSQALDELSRNQRQLVQADKMAALGILVSGVAHEINNPNGLILLNIPILRKAQADAVRLLARRYEEEGDFLLGGIPFSRMRNELPRLLEEMQEGAQRIKRIVNDLKDFARREEGSARSLIDLADAARMAVRLLDAAIRKATDRFTAVYEPDLPLVWGHAQRIEQVVVNLVLNACQALPDRDRAIVLEVVHDVEKNQVVLAVRDEGTGIAPEHLPHLTDPFFTTKRETGGTGLGLSVSAGILKEYGATLSFHSVPGRGTTAVVAFPVANMEHAA from the coding sequence ATGCCCCGCCTTGCCGGCCTGCGCGCCGTCGTGGCCGTCCTGTGCGTGGCGGCTTCGCTGGCCGCCGCGGCCGTGGGGCATGGCGCCGAATTCGTGCCCGGCGTCACCCGGCCGGTGGTGGTCGGCGGCGACCGCGACTATCCCCCCTACGAATACCTCGACAAGAACGGCCAGCCGGCCGGCTTCAACGTGGACCTCGCCCGGGCCATCGGCGAGGTCATGGGGATGCGCGTGGAGTTTCGCCTGGGTTCCTGGGCCGAGATGCGCCAGGCGCTGCTGGACGGCGAGGTGGACATCCTTGAAGGCATGAGTTTCTCCGAGGAGCGCGCCGCCGAAGAGGTGGACTTCGCGCCGCCAAGCGCCGTGGTCAACCACGCCATCTTTGCCCGTAAAGGCGAACGCCTGGCCCGCAGCCTCGACGATCTGGCCGGAAAAAAAGTCATTATCCACCGTCGCGGCTATATGCACGACCAACTGGCCGCCAGGGGTTACGAGCAGGACCTCATCCTCACCGACACCCCGGCCGACGGCCTGCGCCTTCTGGCCTCCGGGGTCGGCGATTTCGCCGTGGTGGCCATGCTGCCCGGCAACTACATCATCCGCGACAACAAGCTCGACAACATCGAGGTGGTGGCCCGCTCCGTGGCCACCCTGCGCTACGGCTTCGCCGTGAAAAAGGGCAACGAGGCCCTGCTCGCCCGCTTCAGCGAAGGCCTGGCCATCCTGCGCGGCACCGGCCAGTACGAGGCGCTCTACAACAAATGGCTCGGCGTCCTGGAGGACCGGCCCCTGCCCTGGACCACCGTGGCCCGCTACGCCGGGGCCGTGGGCCTGCCGCTTTTGGCGCTTTTGGGCGGCTCCATGCTCTGGACGCATTTTCTGCGCCGGCAAGTGGCCCAGCGCACCGCCTCCCTGTCCCAGGCCCTGGACGAACTCTCCCGCAACCAGCGCCAGCTCGTCCAGGCCGACAAGATGGCCGCCCTGGGCATCCTCGTCTCCGGCGTGGCCCATGAGATCAATAATCCCAATGGTTTGATTCTTCTCAATATCCCCATCCTGCGCAAGGCCCAGGCCGACGCCGTGCGGCTGCTGGCCCGCCGCTACGAGGAGGAAGGCGATTTTCTCCTGGGCGGCATCCCCTTTTCGCGCATGCGAAACGAACTGCCGCGCCTTCTGGAGGAAATGCAGGAAGGAGCCCAGCGCATCAAACGCATCGTCAACGACCTCAAGGACTTTGCCCGCCGCGAAGAAGGCTCGGCCCGGTCGCTCATTGATCTGGCCGACGCCGCCCGCATGGCCGTGCGCCTGCTTGACGCCGCCATCCGCAAGGCCACCGACCGCTTTACCGCCGTCTACGAACCCGACCTGCCCCTGGTCTGGGGCCATGCCCAGCGCATCGAGCAGGTCGTGGTCAACCTTGTGCTCAACGCCTGCCAGGCCCTGCCCGACCGCGACCGGGCCATTGTCCTGGAAGTCGTCCACGACGTGGAAAAAAACCAGGTGGTGCTGGCCGTGCGCGACGAGGGCACGGGCATCGCCCCCGAACACCTGCCCCACCTCACCGACCCCTTTTTCACCACCAAGCGCGAGACCGGCGGCACCGGCCTTGGCCTGTCCGTCTCCGCCGGCATCCTCAAGGAATACGGCGCGACCCTGTCCTTCCACTCCGTCCCGGGCCGGGGAACCACGGCCGTGGTCGCCTTTCCCGTGGCCAACATGGAGCACGCCGCGTGA
- a CDS encoding sigma-54-dependent transcriptional regulator: MSDTPFPAFGILLVDDEPAWLRSLSLTLESSAGVTNLFLCQDSRDVLPLLQKGGIRLALLDLTMPGLSGEELLARIGEEHPEVAVIIVSGVNQLDTAVRCMKLGAFDYYVKTDEEDRIVSGVLRAIRMIEMRDENRAVSDSLAAGTLSRPEAFAGIVTRSRAMFQVFAYIEAVAKSSQPLLVTGESGVGKENVVRAVHGLSGRTGPLVAVNVAGLDDTVFADTLFGHVRGAYTGAEAARKGMIEEAAGGTLFLDEIGDLSIASQVKLLRLLQEGEYFALGSDLPKRLQARVVVATHRDLAVEEAAGRFRRDLYFRLRTHQTRIPPLRERREDIEPLARHFLAEAAAAMGKPVPAMPRELPGCLAGYAFPGNIRELRAMLYDAVSLTTGPALALDGIQAAVGRCDACREAPPANLFAGCDRLPTFAEAAELLVDEALARAGGNQTLAARLLGVSQPALSKRLKARRDAEGGE, from the coding sequence GTGAGCGACACCCCCTTTCCCGCCTTCGGTATTCTGCTCGTGGACGACGAGCCGGCCTGGCTGCGCTCTTTGTCCCTGACGCTGGAGTCCTCGGCCGGCGTCACCAACCTCTTTTTGTGCCAGGACAGCCGCGACGTGCTGCCGCTGCTGCAAAAAGGCGGCATCCGCCTGGCCCTGCTCGACCTGACCATGCCAGGCCTGTCCGGCGAGGAGCTGCTGGCCCGCATCGGCGAGGAGCACCCGGAAGTGGCCGTCATTATCGTCAGCGGCGTCAACCAGCTCGACACCGCCGTGCGCTGCATGAAGCTCGGGGCCTTTGACTACTACGTCAAGACCGACGAGGAAGACCGCATCGTCAGCGGTGTGCTGCGGGCCATCCGCATGATCGAAATGCGCGACGAAAACCGGGCCGTCTCCGACAGCCTGGCCGCCGGAACCCTGTCGCGCCCCGAGGCCTTCGCCGGCATCGTCACCCGCTCCCGGGCCATGTTCCAGGTCTTTGCCTACATCGAGGCCGTGGCGAAAAGCAGCCAGCCCCTGCTCGTCACCGGCGAATCCGGCGTGGGCAAGGAAAACGTGGTCCGGGCCGTCCACGGCCTGAGCGGCCGTACCGGCCCCCTGGTCGCGGTCAACGTGGCCGGCCTGGACGATACGGTTTTTGCCGACACCCTGTTCGGCCACGTGCGTGGGGCCTACACCGGGGCCGAGGCCGCCCGCAAAGGCATGATCGAGGAAGCGGCCGGAGGGACGCTTTTCCTCGACGAAATCGGCGACTTGTCCATCGCCTCCCAGGTCAAGCTCCTGCGCTTGCTCCAGGAAGGCGAGTATTTCGCCCTGGGCAGCGATCTGCCCAAGCGCCTTCAGGCCCGGGTGGTGGTGGCCACCCACCGCGACCTGGCCGTCGAGGAAGCGGCCGGCCGCTTCCGGCGCGACCTCTATTTCCGCCTGCGCACCCACCAGACCCGCATTCCCCCCTTGCGCGAACGCCGCGAGGACATCGAACCCCTGGCCCGCCATTTCCTGGCCGAGGCCGCCGCCGCCATGGGCAAGCCCGTGCCGGCCATGCCCCGGGAACTTCCGGGCTGCCTGGCCGGTTACGCCTTTCCCGGCAACATCCGCGAACTGCGGGCCATGCTCTACGACGCCGTGAGCCTGACCACCGGCCCCGCCCTGGCCCTGGACGGCATCCAGGCCGCCGTCGGTCGCTGCGACGCCTGCCGCGAGGCCCCCCCGGCCAACCTGTTCGCCGGCTGCGACCGCCTGCCCACCTTTGCCGAGGCCGCCGAGCTCCTCGTGGACGAAGCCCTGGCCCGGGCCGGCGGCAACCAGACCCTGGCCGCCCGGCTTCTGGGCGTCTCCCAGCCCGCCCTGTCCAAACGCCTCAAAGCCCGCCGAGACGCCGAAGGCGGCGAGTAG